The Microbacterium natoriense genomic interval CGCCGTGCCGCCGCCGCGCGGTCGACCTCGGGAACAGAACGGTTCTCAGCCATGCCGCAGCGCCTCCCGATACGCCTCCGCGGCGCCGACGATCGCATCGGCGATCCCCGTCGCCCCGGCCTTCAGAATGCTCCGGCTCTCGCTGGCGAACACCTGGGGTGCGGCCTGACCGTACCGCGTGCGCAGATCAGCGGGTCCCGCACCCTGGGTGCCGAAGCCGGGGCCGAGGATGGGCGCCGGCGGAGTGAACGCTGCGATTCCGGCATCCGCCCAGTCGACGGTCGCACCCACGACGAAGCCGTGGCTCCCCCACTCGCCATCGGCCGTGTCCGCCGTATTGCGCGCAGACACATCAGCGACGACGGATGCCGACACGGTCGGCCCCTGCGCTGTGCGGGCGCGCTGGATCGCCGCCGCTTCGGGATTGCTCGTGGCGGCGAGGACGAAGGTGCCCTTGCCGTGACGCGATGCCAGAGCGAAGGCGCCGTCGAGCACGCCGACGCCGAGGAACGGATTGACCGTGAGCGCGTCTGCCTCCAGCGGCGAGCCCGGTGTGAACCATGCTGCCGCGTAGGCGTCCATTGTCGTGTCGATGTCGCCCCGTTTGGCGTCGGCGATCACGAGGAGATCGGCAGCGCGGGCGGCCGCGAGCACCTCCTCGAGGGCGACGTATCCGGCGGAGCCGAAGCGCTCGAAGAACGACACCTGCGG includes:
- the pyrF gene encoding orotidine-5'-phosphate decarboxylase translates to MSFGERARAALAAHGPLCVGIDPHAALLDAWSLPQSGEGVREFGLRTVDAAAGRVAAVKPQVSFFERFGSAGYVALEEVLAAARAADLLVIADAKRGDIDTTMDAYAAAWFTPGSPLEADALTVNPFLGVGVLDGAFALASRHGKGTFVLAATSNPEAAAIQRARTAQGPTVSASVVADVSARNTADTADGEWGSHGFVVGATVDWADAGIAAFTPPAPILGPGFGTQGAGPADLRTRYGQAAPQVFASESRSILKAGATGIADAIVGAAEAYREALRHG